One window of Amaranthus tricolor cultivar Red isolate AtriRed21 chromosome 11, ASM2621246v1, whole genome shotgun sequence genomic DNA carries:
- the LOC130827021 gene encoding 60S ribosomal protein L5, mitochondrial-like, which translates to MFPLHFHYEDVSRQDPLLKPNHANVMDVPGLCEIRVVPKAAPSDFIIKNGKLAMEIPCGQKLIRTHRGSVGKSFRSNPFLGSNKDKGYVNDLARQSTLRGPGMFHFLVRISTVMSLLDSLVEIRENSIQFSMETEFCEFSPELEDHFEIFEHIRGFNVTIVTSANTQDETLLPWSGFLQKDEGETQ; encoded by the coding sequence ATGTTTCCCCTCCATTTTCATTACGAAGATGTTTCACGTCAAGATCCGTTGCTCAAACCGAATCACGCCAACGTTATGGACGTTCCTGGATTGTGTGAAATAAGAGTAGTACCAAAGGCAGCACCCTCTGATTTCATAATCAAAAATGGAAAATTGGCTATGGAGATTCCGTGCGGTCAGAAATTGATACGGACACACAGGGGTTCGGTAGGAAAGTCGTTTCGATCCAATCCATTCTTGGGGTCAAATAAAGACAAAGGATATGTCAATGACCTAGCACGACAAAGCACTCTCCGAGGACCTGGAATGTTTCATTTTTTGGTCAGAATCTCGACAGTAATGTCTCTCTTAGATTCTCTGGTGGAAATACGGGAAAACTCCATTCAATTCTCGATGGAAACGGAGTTTTGCGAATTCTCCCCGGAACTAGAAGATCATTTTGAGATCTTCGAACATATTCGAGGGTTCAATGTAACTATTGTCACTTCAGCCAACACACAAGATGAGACTTTACTACCGTGGAGCGGCTTTTTGCAAAAAGATGAGGGAGAAACTCAGTAA
- the LOC130827014 gene encoding cytochrome b, translating to MSIRNQRFSVLKQPIFSTLNQHLIDYPTPSNISYWWGFGSLAGICLVIQIVTGVFLAMHYTPHVDLAFNSVEHIMRDVEGGWLLRYMHANGASMFLIVVHLHIFRGLYHASYSSPREFVRCLGVVIFLLMIVTAFIGYVLPWGQMSFWGATVITSLASAIPVVGDSIVTWLWGGFSVDNATLNRFFSLHHLLPFILVGASLLHLAALHQYGSNNPLGVHSEMDKIAFYPYFYVKDLVGWVAFAIFFSFWIFYAPNVLGHPDNYIPANPMPTPPHIVPEWYFLPIYAILRSIPDKAGGVAAIALVFICLLALPFFKSMYVRSSSFRPIYQGLFWLLLADCLLLGWIGCQPVEAPFVTIGQISSFLFFLFFAITPILGRVGRRIPNSYTDETENT from the coding sequence ATGAGTATAAGAAACCAACGATTCTCTGTTCTTAAACAACCCATATTTTCCACACTTAATCAGCATTTGATAGATTATCCAACCCCGAGTAATATTAGTTATTGGTGGGGATTCGGTTCGTTAGCTGGGATTTGTTTAGTCATTCAGATAGTGACTGGTGTTTTTTTAGCTATGCATTATACACCTCATGTGGATCTAGCTTTCAACAGCGTAGAACATATTATGAGAGATGTTGAAGGGGGCTGGTTGCTCCGTTATATGCATGCTAATGGGGCAAGTATGTTTCTCATTGTGGTTCACCTTCATATTTTTCGTGGTCTATATCATGCGAGTTATAGCAGTCCTAGGGAATTTGTTCGGTGTCTCGGAGTTGTAATCTTCTTATTAATGATTGTGACAGCTTTTATAGGATACGTACTACCCTGGGGTCAGATGAGCTTTTGGGGAGCTACAGTAATTACAAGCTTAGCTAGCGCTATACCTGTAGTAGGAGATAGCATAGTGACTTGGCTTTGGGGTGGTTTCTCCGTGGACAATGCCACCTTAAATCGTTTTTTTAGTCTTCATCATTTACTCCCTTTTATTTTAGTAGGCGCCAGTCTTCTTCATCTGGCCGCATTGCATCAATATGGATCAAATAATCCATTAGGTGTACATTCAGAGATGGATAAAATTGCCTTTTAcccttatttttatgtaaaggATCTAGTAGGTTGGGTAGCTTTTGCtatctttttttccttttggatTTTTTATGCTCCTAATGTTTTGGGGCATCCCGACAATTATATACCTGCTAATCCGATGCCCACCCCGCCTCATATTGTGCCGGAATGGTATTTCTTACCCATCTATGCCATTCTTCGTAGTATACCTGACAAAGCGGGAGGTGTAGCCGCAATAGCACTCGTTTTTATATGTCTCTTGGCTTTGCCTTTTTTTAAAAGTATGTATGTACGTAGTTCAAGTTTTCGCCCGATTTACCAAGGACTATTTTGGTTGCTTTTGGCGGATTGCTTACTACTAGGTTGGATCGGATGTCAACCTGTGGAAGCACCCTTTGTTACTATTGgacaaatttcttcttttcttttcttcttgttttttgCCATAACGCCCATTCTGGGACGAGTTGGAAGAAGAATTCCTAATTCTTACACGGATGAGACTGAGAACACCTGA
- the LOC130826603 gene encoding uncharacterized protein LOC130826603, protein MKKKLAIYQYGSQFDPSGPTRYSPSDWIYFSVSEESSPSERSTSIGVQKICTSSSTSDSHADSREDLFTQISFELQRRMDEIGMTLPDGVDFNYLEYRGLANLVSEACWLRNLLLELHCPLKRATIVYCDNISAIYLSTNPVQHQRTKHVELDIHFVREKVALG, encoded by the coding sequence ATGAAAAAGAAACTGGCCATTTACCAATATGGATCACAGTTTGATCCAAGCGGTCCCACTCGTTATTCACCCAGCGATTGGATTTATTTTTCCGTTTCGGAGGAATCCTCACCATCCGAACGCAGTACTTCTATAGGGGTCCAAAAAATATGCACAAGTAGTTCCACTTCTGACTCCCATGCTGATTCCCGTGAAGATCTTTTTACCCAGATTTCTTTTGAACTACAACGTCGAATGGATGAGATTGGAATGACACTTCCTGACGGTGTCGATTTCAATTATTTAGAATACCGAGGTCTTGCTAATCTTGTCTCCGAGGCATGTTGGCTCCGAAATCTCTTACTTGAGCTACATTGCCCTCTGAAGCGGGCCACCATAGTTTATTGTGACAATATCAGTGCGATCTATCTCTCTACCAACCCCGTGCAACATCAACGTACCAAACATGTTGAATTAGACATTCATTTTGTGCGTGAAAAGGTCGCATTGGGTTAA
- the LOC130827012 gene encoding uncharacterized protein LOC130827012 — protein sequence MIICTWNIRGGNDPIKIRELKKFMIRKKISFMGVLETRVKAQQFEKITKQLNSKWIWKHNYSCSPKGGIWIGWNPQIIEVEVLEVHEQLIHCELKDVNSFFFQITLCYGLHTIDHRVGLWEKIRSLASYSQLDQWFILGDFNAVMYTDDRTNGTAVSLAEIKDMSQWVTDLNLAELKSTGPSFSWSSRGYADRRIHSRIDRAFGNVTWMLNKGHIVVDYLMPSLSDHSPLLLKYADDPLTVGKPFKFFNYMAHHADFHTIMHEFWHPSGSHNLLGAIWANLTLLKGKMKSLHKNEFHNLNEKIETARSNLEQIKFQLQQDPDSVQLQENEKIAGELLRKWNFIEESALKQKSRIQWLKLGDSNNHFFHAAMKARYNTNRINLLYNAQGDRLEDPVGIQQEILHFYKSLLGSRASSLPSIDLPVMLLGEGLF from the coding sequence ATGATTATTTGTACATGGAATATTAGAGGGGGTAATGACCCTATTAAAATTAGAGAGTTAAAGAAGTTTATGAttagaaagaaaataagtttcatGGGTGTTCTGGAAACTAGAGTTAAGGCtcaacaatttgagaaaatcaCTAAGCAACTTAATAGTAAATGGATATGGAAACATAATTATTCTTGCTCTCCAAAGGGGGGAATCTGGATTGGTTGGAATCCTCAAATCATTGAAGTAGAGGTGTTAGAGGTACATGAGCAACTTATTCATTGTGAGCTTAAAGATGTTAATtccttttttttccaaattactCTTTGTTATGGATTACACACTATTGATCATAGAGTTGGGCTTTGGGAGAAGATCAGATCTTTGGCTAGTTATTCTCAGTTAGACCAATGGTTCATTTTGGGTGATTTTAATGCCGTCATGTATACTGATGATAGAACTAATGGAACAGCTGTTTCACTTGCTGAAATCAAGGATATGTCTCAATGGGTCACTGATTTAAACCTTGCTGAATTGAAATCTACTGGCCCTTCTTTTTCTTGGTCTAGCAGAGGCTATGCTGACAGAAGAATTCATAGTAGAATTGATCGTGCTTTTGGAAATGTGACATGGATGTTAAATAAAGGTCATATAGTAGTTGATTATTTGATGCCTTCTTTGTCTGATCATTCCCCTCTCCTATTGAAATATGCTGATGATCCTCTTACTGTGGGAAAGCCTTTTAAATTCTTCAACTACATGGCTCATCATGCTGATTTTCATACTATTATGCATGAATTTTGGCATCCTAGTGGTTCTCACAATCTGTTAGGAGCAATTTGGGCAAATCTTACACTTTTGAAGGGGAAAATGAAAAGCTTGCATAAAAATGAATTTCACAACTTGAATGAGAAGATTGAGACAGCAAGAAGTAATTTGGAACAAATTAAGTTTCAGTTACAGCAAGATCCTGATAGTGTTCAATTGCAAGAAAATGAGAAGATAGCTGGAGAGTTGTTGAGAAAATGGAATTTTATTGAGGAGTCTGCTCTAAAGCAGAAATCAAGGATTCAATGGTTGAAGCTTGGGGACTCAAATAATCACTTCTTTCATGCTGCAATGAAAGCTAGGTATAATACAAATAGAATTAACCTCTTGTATAATGCTCAGGGTGATAGGCTTGAGGATCCTGTTGGCATTCAACAGGAGATTCTTCACTTCTATAAATCATTATTAGGTAGCAGAGCCTCTTCTCTTCCTTCTATTGATTTACCTGTTATGTTATTAGGAGAGGGTCTATTTTGA